A stretch of Gouania willdenowi chromosome 21, fGouWil2.1, whole genome shotgun sequence DNA encodes these proteins:
- the tspan7 gene encoding tetraspanin-7: MAFEATGMFCWQFFKQPIYMRTAEKFSLSFIFHLLAKGKIDFRFNPPHAPHFGGIWEREIRSVKNALKTTTVTICAPQMVTEEVMRTVLTEIEGILNAKPLGYVSSDIADIDPVTPNLLVMGRHDASLPLVVSAVTLCGSTAGGRTTTQSTGHTGSAFPSAAVCITPLTQSTMETKPVITCLKTLLIVYSFVFWITGAILLAVGVWGKLMLGPYISLIADNSTNAPYVLIGTGTVIIVFGLFGCFATCRGSPWMLKLYAMFLSLVFLAELVAGISGFVFRHEIKGTFRRTYTDAVLNYNAQDEASRAVDYLQNKLRCCGVYNYTSWLSSVYYPSNGIPPSCCFNSSDCNPEDLRNATLAPSKVYHQGCFDLVTSFMETNMAIIAGVTFGIAFSQLIGMLLACCLSRIITANQYEMV; encoded by the exons ATGGCGTTTGAAGCGACTGGAATGTTCTGCTGGCAGTTTTTCAAGCAGCCGATCTACATGAGAACCGCAGAGAAGTTCAGCTTGTCCTTCATTTTCCATT TATTAGCTAAAGGGAAAATTGACTTCCGCTTCAACCCGCCTCATGCCCCCCACTTTGGTGGAATCTGGGAACGGGAAATACGTTCAGTCAAGAATGCTCTAAAAACGACCACAGTGACCATCTGTGCACCACAGATGGTCACTGAAGAGGTTATGAGAACCGTTCTGACTGAAATCGAAGGAATCCTTAATGCAAAACCACTTGGCTATGTATCTTCAGACATTGCGGACATTGATCCAGTCACCCCCAACCTTCTCGTTATGGGACGACACGACGCATCACTCCCTCTG GTGGTCAGTGCAGTGACGCTATGTGGATCCACCGCTGGGGGGCGCACTACAACACAGAGCACCGGACACACAGGGAGCGCTTTTCCCTCCGCTGCAGTTTGTATCACACCGTTAACACAATCCACCATGGAGACCAAACCGGTCATCACCTGCCTTAAAACCCTCCTCATCGTCTACTCGTTCGTATTCTGG ATAACCGGAGCCATCCTTCTGGCTGTGGGAGTATGGGGGAAGTTGATGCTGGGCCCGTATATTTCTCTGATAGCCGACAATTCCACCAATGCTCCGTACGTCCTCATCGGCACCGGGACCGTCATCATCGTCTTTGGCCTGTTTGGATGCTTCGCTACATGCAGAGGAAGCCCATGGATGCTGAAGCTG TACGCCATGTTTCTGTCGCTGGTCTTCTTGGCTGAGCTGGTGGCAGGGATCTCTGGTTTCGTGTTTCGTCATGAG ATAAAGGGAACCTTCCGCCGAACATACACAGACGCAGTGCTGAACTACAACGCTCAGGATGAGGCCAGTCGTGCTGTTGATTACCTGCAGAATAAG CTGCGCTGCTGTGGAGTTTATAACTACACCAGTTGGCTGTCTAGCGTGTACTACCCCTCCAATGGCATCCCacccagctgctgctttaacTCCTCCGACTGCAACCCCGAAGACCTCCGCAATGCAACTCTAGCCCCAAGCAAAGTCTACCACCAG GGCTGCTTCGATCTCGTCACTTCCTTTATGGAAACCAACATGGCCATCATTGCAGGAGTGACCTTTGGAATTGCCTTCTCACAG CTGATTGGGATGTTGCTGGCTTGCTGTCTGTCCAGGATCATCACAGCCAATCAGTACGAGATGGTCTAG
- the mid1ip1b gene encoding mid1-interacting protein 1-B, whose translation MMMMQLEEAPIQKNNLFNYMNRFIGAVNNMDQTIMVPSLLRDVPLDEETEFSLKSDMDDGTCTATTKPAQSIRSDIEWGFSCAAADERHKESMRITRTNSSASNDSSLSSSASSSSSSSSSAASSYDGDDDADEDLEKQLQFHLTGLQCVLSKLTQQANCLTKRYKKELGIGGWGQ comes from the coding sequence atgatgatgatgcagctGGAAGAAGCCCCCATTCAGAAGAACAATCTCTTCAACTACATGAACCGCTTCATCGGTGCGGTCAACAACATGGACCAGACCATCATGGTGCCGAGCCTCCTGCGGGACGTCCCTTTGGACGAGGAGACCGAGTTCTCCTTAAAGTCGGACATGGACGATGGGACATGTACAGCTACTACCAAGCCTGCTCAGTCCATCCGCAGTGACATTGAATGGGGCTTCAGCTGTGCTGCAGCTGATGAGAGGCACAAGGAGAGCATGAGGATCACCCGCACCAACTCATCTGCATCCAACGACTCCTCATTGTCATcttcagcatcatcatcatcatcatcatcatcatcagcagcatCATCATACGACGGAGACGATGACGCGGATGAAGATTTGGAGAAACAGTTGCAGTTCCACCTGACTGGACTGCAGTGTGTTCTGTCCAAACTGACACAGCAGGCCAACTGTCTCACCAAGCGCTACAAGAAAGAACTCGGCATCGGAGGCTGGGGCCAGTGA